In Drosophila pseudoobscura strain MV-25-SWS-2005 chromosome 4, UCI_Dpse_MV25, whole genome shotgun sequence, the following proteins share a genomic window:
- the Ir31a gene encoding ionotropic receptor 75a isoform X1, translating into MRASIALILLIAARGAAAHMDISVLTKFIVNLVGTNEAIIFSCSDKDLQLVASAFMKNDQFVNYVHMKQMYSLPFILGRNSHGRTSVIVNTRCNGAAGLLADASANKYFNKTYQWVFWGVGVEVKYLLPLELDYIGPNAQITYVNKTSNDYCLWDIHSKGRHLQSPLQLQLIATVTNYEGSSYLNIARDIFKLQSTEYRGQFNGITLRGASVIDQEDITTNEQIEAILSRSTKDSGVAAFIKYHYELVGLLRDRFNFSVNFRNSRGWAGRLGNTTFRLGLLGVVKRDEADIAASGAFNRLNRFAEFDTIHQSWKFEAAFIYRFTPDLDTHGKSGNFLAPFSKAVWFLILVSLIVFSVIWVLFEIINSKLSPTNDPNDQINNIPDTESQKCYALTIQSSWVESFLQSFAALCQQGLDPIPKDHSSRFVVITIFLFSLVIYNYYTSSVVGGLLSSSDKGPATVDEITSSPLTISFEDIGYYKVLFRESKSPAVARLIKTKLSSSRPLGKIPVFAHIEEAVPYIKSGGFAFHCEVVAAYPLIAELFDASEICDLREVSGLMEVELLNWILPKNSQYTELFKVAMCSARERGFVERLLRQRQIRKPTCQSLYTVYPVTLSGALAAFFVLICKSHLNKAVSELFLDFFLVGGIIMSILMLSIEIIYVYVVFKRGQQFSIVR; encoded by the exons ATGAGGGCCTCCATCGCTTTGATTTTATTAATCGCTGCACGTGGAGCAGCGGCGCATATGGACATATCGGTTTTAACCAAGTTTATTGTGAACTTGGTTGGGACTAATGAAGCAATTATTTTTTCCTGTTCAGACAAAG ATTTGCAGCTCGTTGCTTCTGCGTTTATGAAAAATGACCAGTTTGtgaattatgtacatatgaaacAAATGTACTCTCTGCCCTTTATACTGGGACGAAATAGCCATGGTCGAACTTCTGTTATAGTAAATACCAGATGTAATGGTGCAGCTGGTCTACTGGCTGATGCTTCTGCAAATAAATACTTTAACAAAACCTATCAGTGGGTTTTTTGGGGTGTTGGCGTAGAAGTAAAATATTTACTTCCACTGGAACTGGATTATATTGGCCCAAACGCTCAGATAACCTACGTTAATAAAACAAGTAACGACTACTGTCTCTGGGATATTCATTCAAAGGGACGTCACCTTCAATCGCCTTTACAATTACAACTAATAGCAACAGTAACTAATTATGAAGGCAGTAGTTACCTAAACATAGCTCGAGACATATTTAAGCTACAAAGCACTGAATACCGTGGGCAATTTAATGGGATTACACTACGAGGAGCAAGCGTA ATTGACCAAGAGGATATAACTACAAATGAACAAATCGAGGCTATACTTTCGAGGTCTACAAAAGATTCCGGAGTTGCAGCCTTTATAAAATATCACTATGAACTTGTAGGACTTTTACGGGATCGTTTTAATTTTTCTGTTAATTTCCGTAACTCAAGAGGATGGGCTGGTCGACTAGGTAACACCACATTTCGTCTTGGACTTTTAGGAGTTGTTAAACGAGACGAGGCAGACATTGCAGCATCAGGAGCGTTCAATCGACTTAACCGTTTTGCGGAGTTTGATACAATACATCAGAGCTGGAAATTTGAGGCTGCATTTATTTATAGGTTTACTCCAGATTTAGATACTCATGGAAAAAGTGGTAATTTCTTGGCTCCGTTTAGCAAAGCGGTTTGGTTTTTAATTCTTGTTTCGCTAATAGTGTTTAGCGTAATTTGGGTGCTTTTTGAAATTATTAACAGCAAATTGAGTCCTACAAATGATCCAAATGACCAAATCAATAACATACCTGATACTGAATCACAGAAATGTTACGCGTTAACAATTCAAAGTAGTTGGGTTGAAAGTTTCTTGCAATCCTTTGCAGCTTTATGCCAACAGGGTTTGGATCCGATTCCAAAAGATCACTCATCGCGTTTTGTCGTAATAaccatatttttattttcacttgTAATATATAACTACTATACTTCTTCTGTGGTTGGTGGATTGTTAAGCTCTTCTGATAAAGGTCCAGCTACTGTTGATGAAATAACATCTAGTCCACTTACAATATCTTTTGAAGATATTGGTTACTATAAAGTACTATTTCGA gAAAGTAAAAGCCCAGCCGTAGCCAGACtaataaaaaccaaattgtCCTCATCGAGACCTTTGGGTAAAATACCAGTTTTTGCACATATCGAAGAAGCTGTACCATATATCAAATCCGGCGGTTTTGCATTTCACTGTGAAGTAGTTGCCGCCTATCCTTTGATTGCCGAATTATTTGATGCCAGTGAAATTTGTGATCTGCGCGAGGTATCCGGCCTAATGGAAGTAGAATTGCTGAATTGGATTTTGCCAAAAAACAGCCAATATACAGAACTGTTTAAAGTTGC CATGTGTTCGGCAAGGGAAAGAGGTTTCGTGGAACGACTCCTTCGGCAACGTCAAATTAGAAAGCCTACCTGTCAATCATTATACACCGTATATCCAGTCACCTTATCAGGAGCTTTAGCGGCTTTCTTTGTGCTGATTTGTAAGTCACATTTAAATAAAGCTGTAAGTGAGCTTTTCTTAGACTTCTTTCTTGTAGGTGGAATTATTATGTCTATCCTAATGTTGAGCATCGAaataatttatgtatatgttgTTTTCAAAAGAGGTCAACAATTTTCTATTGTCCGCTAG
- the LOC117184169 gene encoding ionotropic receptor 75a-like isoform X1, translated as MRASIALILLIAARGAAAHMDISVLTKFIVNLVGTNEAIIFSCSDKDLQLVASAFMKNDQFVNYVHMKQMYSLPFILGRNSHGRTSVIVNTRCNGAAGLLADASANKYFNKTYQWVFWGVGVEVKYLLPLELDYIGPNAQITYVNKTSNDYCLWDIHSKGRHLQSPLQLQLIATVTNYEGSSYLNIARDIFKLQSTEYRGQFNGITLRGASVIDQEDITTNEQIEAILSRSTKDSGVAAFIKYHYELVGLLRDRFNFSVNFRNSRGWAGRLGNTTFRLGLLGVVKRDEVDIAASGSLNRLNRFAEFDTIHQSWKFEAAFIYRFTPDLDTHGKSGNFLAPFSKEVWFLILVSLIVFSVIWVLFEIINSKLSPTNDPNDQINNMPDTESQKCYALTIQSSWVESFLQSFAALCQQGLDPIPKDHSSRFVVITIFLFSLVIYNYYTSSVVGGLLSSSDKGPATVDEITSSPLTISFEDIGYYKVLFRESKSPAVARLIKTKLSSSRPLGKIPVFAHIEEAVPYIKSGGFAFHCEVVAAYPLIAELFDASEICDLREVSGLMEVELLNWILPKNSQYTELFKVAMCSARERGFVERLLRQRQIRKPTCQSLYTVYPVTLSGALAAFFVLICGIIMSILMLSIEIIYVYVVFKRGQQFSIVR; from the exons ATGAGGGCCTCCATCGCTTTGATTTTATTAATCGCTGCACGTGGAGCAGCGGCGCATATGGACATATCGGTTTTAACCAAGTTTATTGTGAACTTGGTTGGGACTAATGAAGCAATTATTTTTTCCTGTTCAGACAAAG ATTTGCAGCTCGTTGCTTCTGCGTTTATGAAAAATGACCAGTTTGtgaattatgtacatatgaaacAAATGTACTCTCTGCCCTTTATACTGGGACGAAATAGCCATGGTCGAACTTCTGTTATAGTAAATACCAGATGTAATGGTGCAGCTGGTCTACTGGCTGATGCTTCTGCAAATAAATACTTTAACAAAACCTATCAGTGGGTTTTTTGGGGTGTTGGCGTAGAAGTAAAATATTTACTTCCACTGGAACTGGATTATATTGGCCCAAACGCTCAGATAACCTACGTTAATAAAACAAGTAACGACTACTGTCTCTGGGATATTCATTCAAAGGGACGTCACCTTCAATCGCCTTTACAATTACAACTAATAGCAACAGTAACTAATTATGAAGGCAGTAGTTACCTAAACATAGCTCGAGACATATTTAAGCTACAAAGCACTGAATACCGTGGGCAATTTAATGGGATTACACTACGAGGAGCAAGCGTA ATTGACCAAGAGGATATAACTACAAATGAACAAATCGAGGCTATACTTTCGAGGTCTACAAAAGATTCCGGAGTGGCAGCCTTTATAAAATATCACTATGAACTCGTAGGACTTTTACGGGATCGTTTTAATTTTTCTGTTAATTTCCGTAACTCAAGAGGATGGGCTGGTCGACTAGGTAACACCACATTTCGTCTTGGACTTTTAGGAGTTGTTAAACGAGACGAGGTGGACATTGCAGCATCTGGATCGCTCAATCGACTTAACCGTTTTGCGGAGTTTGATACAATACATCAGAGCTGGAAATTTGAGGCTGCATTTATTTATAGGTTTACTCCAGATTTAGATACTCATGGAAAAAGTGGTAATTTCTTGGCTCCGTTTAGCAAAGAGGTTTGGTTTTTAATTCTTGTTTCGCTAATAGTGTTTAGCGTAATTTGGGTGCTTTTTGAAATTATTAACAGCAAATTGAGTCCTACAAATGATCCAAATGACCAAATCAATAACATGCCTGATACTGAATCACAGAAATGTTACGCGTTAACAATTCAAAGTAGTTGGGTTGAAAGTTTCTTGCAATCCTTTGCAGCTTTATGCCAACAGGGTTTGGATCCGATTCCAAAAGATCACTCATCGCGTTTTGTCGTAATAaccatatttttattttcacttgTAATATATAACTACTATACTTCTTCTGTGGTTGGTGGATTGTTAAGCTCTTCTGATAAAGGTCCAGCTACTGTTGATGAAATAACATCTAGTCCACTTACAATATCTTTTGAAGATATTGGTTACTATAAAGTACTATTTCGA gAAAGTAAAAGCCCAGCCGTAGCCAGACtaataaaaaccaaattgtCCTCATCGAGACCTTTGGGTAAAATACCAGTTTTTGCACATATCGAAGAAGCTGTACCATATATCAAATCCGGCGGTTTTGCATTTCACTGTGAAGTAGTTGCCGCCTATCCTTTGATTGCCGAATTATTTGATGCCAGTGAAATTTGTGATCTGCGCGAGGTATCCGGCCTAATGGAAGTAGAATTGCTGAATTGGATTTTGCCAAAAAACAGCCAATATACAGAACTGTTTAAAGTTGC CATGTGTTCGGCAAGGGAAAGAGGTTTCGTGGAACGACTCCTTCGGCAACGTCAAATTAGAAAGCCTACCTGTCAATCATTATACACCGTATATCCAGTCACCTTATCAGGAGCTTTAGCGGCTTTCTTTGTGCTGATTT GTGGAATTATTATGTCTATCCTAATGTTGAGCATCGAaataatttatgtatatgttgTTTTCAAAAGAGGTCAACAATTTTCTATTGTCCGCTAG
- the Ir31a gene encoding ionotropic receptor 75a isoform X2, whose product MRASIALILLIAARGAAAHMDISVLTKFIVNLVGTNEAIIFSCSDKDLQLVASAFMKNDQFVNYVHMKQMYSLPFILGRNSHGRTSVIVNTRCNGAAGLLADASANKYFNKTYQWVFWGVGVEVKYLLPLELDYIGPNAQITYVNKTSNDYCLWDIHSKGRHLQSPLQLQLIATVTNYEGSSYLNIARDIFKLQSTEYRGQFNGITLRGASVIDQEDITTNEQIEAILSRSTKDSGVAAFIKYHYELVGLLRDRFNFSVNFRNSRGWAGRLGNTTFRLGLLGVVKRDEADIAASGAFNRLNRFAEFDTIHQSWKFEAAFIYRFTPDLDTHGKSGNFLAPFSKAVWFLILVSLIVFSVIWVLFEIINSKLSPTNDPNDQINNIPDTESQKCYALTIQSSWVESFLQSFAALCQQGLDPIPKDHSSRFVVITIFLFSLVIYNYYTSSVVGGLLSSSDKGPATVDEITSSPLTISFEDIGYYKVLFRESKSPAVARLIKTKLSSSRPLGKIPVFAHIEEAVPYIKSGGFAFHCEVVAAYPLIAELFDASEICDLREVSGLMEVELLNWILPKNSQYTELFKVAMCSARERGFVERLLRQRQIRKPTCQSLYTVYPVTLSGALAAFFVLICGIIMSILMLSIEIIYVYVVFKRGQQFSIVR is encoded by the exons ATGAGGGCCTCCATCGCTTTGATTTTATTAATCGCTGCACGTGGAGCAGCGGCGCATATGGACATATCGGTTTTAACCAAGTTTATTGTGAACTTGGTTGGGACTAATGAAGCAATTATTTTTTCCTGTTCAGACAAAG ATTTGCAGCTCGTTGCTTCTGCGTTTATGAAAAATGACCAGTTTGtgaattatgtacatatgaaacAAATGTACTCTCTGCCCTTTATACTGGGACGAAATAGCCATGGTCGAACTTCTGTTATAGTAAATACCAGATGTAATGGTGCAGCTGGTCTACTGGCTGATGCTTCTGCAAATAAATACTTTAACAAAACCTATCAGTGGGTTTTTTGGGGTGTTGGCGTAGAAGTAAAATATTTACTTCCACTGGAACTGGATTATATTGGCCCAAACGCTCAGATAACCTACGTTAATAAAACAAGTAACGACTACTGTCTCTGGGATATTCATTCAAAGGGACGTCACCTTCAATCGCCTTTACAATTACAACTAATAGCAACAGTAACTAATTATGAAGGCAGTAGTTACCTAAACATAGCTCGAGACATATTTAAGCTACAAAGCACTGAATACCGTGGGCAATTTAATGGGATTACACTACGAGGAGCAAGCGTA ATTGACCAAGAGGATATAACTACAAATGAACAAATCGAGGCTATACTTTCGAGGTCTACAAAAGATTCCGGAGTTGCAGCCTTTATAAAATATCACTATGAACTTGTAGGACTTTTACGGGATCGTTTTAATTTTTCTGTTAATTTCCGTAACTCAAGAGGATGGGCTGGTCGACTAGGTAACACCACATTTCGTCTTGGACTTTTAGGAGTTGTTAAACGAGACGAGGCAGACATTGCAGCATCAGGAGCGTTCAATCGACTTAACCGTTTTGCGGAGTTTGATACAATACATCAGAGCTGGAAATTTGAGGCTGCATTTATTTATAGGTTTACTCCAGATTTAGATACTCATGGAAAAAGTGGTAATTTCTTGGCTCCGTTTAGCAAAGCGGTTTGGTTTTTAATTCTTGTTTCGCTAATAGTGTTTAGCGTAATTTGGGTGCTTTTTGAAATTATTAACAGCAAATTGAGTCCTACAAATGATCCAAATGACCAAATCAATAACATACCTGATACTGAATCACAGAAATGTTACGCGTTAACAATTCAAAGTAGTTGGGTTGAAAGTTTCTTGCAATCCTTTGCAGCTTTATGCCAACAGGGTTTGGATCCGATTCCAAAAGATCACTCATCGCGTTTTGTCGTAATAaccatatttttattttcacttgTAATATATAACTACTATACTTCTTCTGTGGTTGGTGGATTGTTAAGCTCTTCTGATAAAGGTCCAGCTACTGTTGATGAAATAACATCTAGTCCACTTACAATATCTTTTGAAGATATTGGTTACTATAAAGTACTATTTCGA gAAAGTAAAAGCCCAGCCGTAGCCAGACtaataaaaaccaaattgtCCTCATCGAGACCTTTGGGTAAAATACCAGTTTTTGCACATATCGAAGAAGCTGTACCATATATCAAATCCGGCGGTTTTGCATTTCACTGTGAAGTAGTTGCCGCCTATCCTTTGATTGCCGAATTATTTGATGCCAGTGAAATTTGTGATCTGCGCGAGGTATCCGGCCTAATGGAAGTAGAATTGCTGAATTGGATTTTGCCAAAAAACAGCCAATATACAGAACTGTTTAAAGTTGC CATGTGTTCGGCAAGGGAAAGAGGTTTCGTGGAACGACTCCTTCGGCAACGTCAAATTAGAAAGCCTACCTGTCAATCATTATACACCGTATATCCAGTCACCTTATCAGGAGCTTTAGCGGCTTTCTTTGTGCTGATTT GTGGAATTATTATGTCTATCCTAATGTTGAGCATCGAaataatttatgtatatgttgTTTTCAAAAGAGGTCAACAATTTTCTATTGTCCGCTAG
- the Bcs1 gene encoding mitochondrial chaperone BCS1, protein MAFTELLSSLSTNPYFGAGFGLFGIGAGAAILRKGLQGGIILFRRHLMITLEVPCRDKSYQWLLKWITIKGARKTQHLSVETNFLQNDNGQIKTSYDFIPSIGKHIFKYKGNWIQVERTREQQTLDLHMGVPWESVTLTAFGNNKQIYSDILDEARYLALEETVGKTLLYTAMGAEWRPFGHPRRRRPIGSVVLDSGVSKKIIADCNDFIQSSVWYTQRGIPYRRGYLLYGPPGCGKSSFITALAGELEYSVCLLNLSERGLTDDRLNHLLNVAPEQTIILLEDIDAAFASRETTLQQKSAYEGINRITFSGLLNCLDGVGSTEARIVFMTTNYLDRLDPALIRPGRIDLKEYIGYCTEYQLEEMFKNFFNNTDTDAGVNSVEFAQRVKSFGRPVSPAQIQGFFMKHKLSSPETVINCCKDIWEDSLNINK, encoded by the coding sequence ATGGCCTTTACCGAACTTTTGTCAAGTTTATCAACAAATCCTTATTTTGGTGCTGGCTTCGGTTTGTTTGGAATCGGCGCTGGTGCTGCAATATTACGAAAAGGCCTTCAAGGTGGAATAATACTCTTTCGACGCCATTTAATGATAACTTTAGAAGTTCCATGCAGAGATAAATCATATCAGTGGCTATTAAAATGGATAACAATTAAAGGAGCCCGTAAAACTCAACATTTAAGTGTAGAAACCAACTTTCTTCAAAACGACAATGGCCAAATCAAAACCAGCTATGATTTCATACCAAGCATTGGAAAgcacatatttaaatataaaggAAATTGGATTCAAGTAGAGCGGACTAGAGAACAGCAAACATTAGACTTGCACATGGGAGTGCCTTGGGAATCGGTGACGCTAACAGCATTTGGAAACAATAAACAGATTTATTCTGATATCTTAGATGAAGCTCGTTATTTGGCTTTAGAAGAAACCGTTGGTAAAACGCTTTTGTATACCGCTATGGGCGCAGAATGGAGGCCTTTTGGTCATCCTCGACGCCGTCGTCCTATTGGCTCAGTAGTATTAGATAGTGGAGTTTCTAAAAAAATTATTGCTGATTGCAATGACTTTATTCAAAGTTCTGTGTGGTATACTCAACGTGGGATTCCCTACCGGCGAGGATATTTACTTTATGGACCCCCTGGTTGTGGAAAATCGAGTTTCATAACTGCTTTGGCAGGAGAATTGGAATATAGCGTTTGTTTGTTGAATTTATCTGAAAGAGGCCTTACCGATGATCGACTTAATCATCTTTTGAATGTAGCACCAGAACAAACCATAATTTTGCTTGAAGATATTGACGCAGCATTCGCTTCTCGGGAGACAACTTTGCAACAAAAATCTGCATACGAAGGAATTAACAGAATAACATTTAGTGGATTGTTAAACTGTTTGGATGGGGTTGGTTCTACAGAAGCTAGAATTGTATTTATGACAACCAATTACTTAGATCGCCTGGATCCCGCGTTAATACGTCCTGGCAGAATAGATTTAAAGGAATATATAGGCTATTGTACTGAATATCAATTGGAAGAAATGttcaaaaacttttttaataataCTGACACTGATGCTGGGGTAAATTCTGTAGAATTTGCACAGCGTGTAAAATCGTTTGGTCGCCCTGTAAGTCCAGCTCAGATTCAAGGCTTTTTTATGAAACATAAATTATCTTCCCCAGAAACTGTTATTAATTGTTGTAAAGATATTTGGGAAGATTCcttaaacataaataaataa
- the LOC117184169 gene encoding ionotropic receptor 75a-like isoform X2: MKQLFFPVQTKIDQEDITTNEQIEAILSRSTKDSGVAAFIKYHYELVGLLRDRFNFSVNFRNSRGWAGRLGNTTFRLGLLGVVKRDEVDIAASGSLNRLNRFAEFDTIHQSWKFEAAFIYRFTPDLDTHGKSGNFLAPFSKEVWFLILVSLIVFSVIWVLFEIINSKLSPTNDPNDQINNMPDTESQKCYALTIQSSWVESFLQSFAALCQQGLDPIPKDHSSRFVVITIFLFSLVIYNYYTSSVVGGLLSSSDKGPATVDEITSSPLTISFEDIGYYKVLFRESKSPAVARLIKTKLSSSRPLGKIPVFAHIEEAVPYIKSGGFAFHCEVVAAYPLIAELFDASEICDLREVSGLMEVELLNWILPKNSQYTELFKVAMCSARERGFVERLLRQRQIRKPTCQSLYTVYPVTLSGALAAFFVLICGIIMSILMLSIEIIYVYVVFKRGQQFSIVR, encoded by the exons ATGAAGCAATTATTTTTTCCTGTTCAGACAAAG ATTGACCAAGAGGATATAACTACAAATGAACAAATCGAGGCTATACTTTCGAGGTCTACAAAAGATTCCGGAGTGGCAGCCTTTATAAAATATCACTATGAACTCGTAGGACTTTTACGGGATCGTTTTAATTTTTCTGTTAATTTCCGTAACTCAAGAGGATGGGCTGGTCGACTAGGTAACACCACATTTCGTCTTGGACTTTTAGGAGTTGTTAAACGAGACGAGGTGGACATTGCAGCATCTGGATCGCTCAATCGACTTAACCGTTTTGCGGAGTTTGATACAATACATCAGAGCTGGAAATTTGAGGCTGCATTTATTTATAGGTTTACTCCAGATTTAGATACTCATGGAAAAAGTGGTAATTTCTTGGCTCCGTTTAGCAAAGAGGTTTGGTTTTTAATTCTTGTTTCGCTAATAGTGTTTAGCGTAATTTGGGTGCTTTTTGAAATTATTAACAGCAAATTGAGTCCTACAAATGATCCAAATGACCAAATCAATAACATGCCTGATACTGAATCACAGAAATGTTACGCGTTAACAATTCAAAGTAGTTGGGTTGAAAGTTTCTTGCAATCCTTTGCAGCTTTATGCCAACAGGGTTTGGATCCGATTCCAAAAGATCACTCATCGCGTTTTGTCGTAATAaccatatttttattttcacttgTAATATATAACTACTATACTTCTTCTGTGGTTGGTGGATTGTTAAGCTCTTCTGATAAAGGTCCAGCTACTGTTGATGAAATAACATCTAGTCCACTTACAATATCTTTTGAAGATATTGGTTACTATAAAGTACTATTTCGA gAAAGTAAAAGCCCAGCCGTAGCCAGACtaataaaaaccaaattgtCCTCATCGAGACCTTTGGGTAAAATACCAGTTTTTGCACATATCGAAGAAGCTGTACCATATATCAAATCCGGCGGTTTTGCATTTCACTGTGAAGTAGTTGCCGCCTATCCTTTGATTGCCGAATTATTTGATGCCAGTGAAATTTGTGATCTGCGCGAGGTATCCGGCCTAATGGAAGTAGAATTGCTGAATTGGATTTTGCCAAAAAACAGCCAATATACAGAACTGTTTAAAGTTGC CATGTGTTCGGCAAGGGAAAGAGGTTTCGTGGAACGACTCCTTCGGCAACGTCAAATTAGAAAGCCTACCTGTCAATCATTATACACCGTATATCCAGTCACCTTATCAGGAGCTTTAGCGGCTTTCTTTGTGCTGATTT GTGGAATTATTATGTCTATCCTAATGTTGAGCATCGAaataatttatgtatatgttgTTTTCAAAAGAGGTCAACAATTTTCTATTGTCCGCTAG
- the Ir31a gene encoding ionotropic receptor 75a isoform X3, whose protein sequence is MKQLFFPVQTKIDQEDITTNEQIEAILSRSTKDSGVAAFIKYHYELVGLLRDRFNFSVNFRNSRGWAGRLGNTTFRLGLLGVVKRDEADIAASGAFNRLNRFAEFDTIHQSWKFEAAFIYRFTPDLDTHGKSGNFLAPFSKAVWFLILVSLIVFSVIWVLFEIINSKLSPTNDPNDQINNIPDTESQKCYALTIQSSWVESFLQSFAALCQQGLDPIPKDHSSRFVVITIFLFSLVIYNYYTSSVVGGLLSSSDKGPATVDEITSSPLTISFEDIGYYKVLFRESKSPAVARLIKTKLSSSRPLGKIPVFAHIEEAVPYIKSGGFAFHCEVVAAYPLIAELFDASEICDLREVSGLMEVELLNWILPKNSQYTELFKVAMCSARERGFVERLLRQRQIRKPTCQSLYTVYPVTLSGALAAFFVLICKSHLNKAVSELFLDFFLVGGIIMSILMLSIEIIYVYVVFKRGQQFSIVR, encoded by the exons ATGAAGCAATTATTTTTTCCTGTTCAGACAAAG ATTGACCAAGAGGATATAACTACAAATGAACAAATCGAGGCTATACTTTCGAGGTCTACAAAAGATTCCGGAGTTGCAGCCTTTATAAAATATCACTATGAACTTGTAGGACTTTTACGGGATCGTTTTAATTTTTCTGTTAATTTCCGTAACTCAAGAGGATGGGCTGGTCGACTAGGTAACACCACATTTCGTCTTGGACTTTTAGGAGTTGTTAAACGAGACGAGGCAGACATTGCAGCATCAGGAGCGTTCAATCGACTTAACCGTTTTGCGGAGTTTGATACAATACATCAGAGCTGGAAATTTGAGGCTGCATTTATTTATAGGTTTACTCCAGATTTAGATACTCATGGAAAAAGTGGTAATTTCTTGGCTCCGTTTAGCAAAGCGGTTTGGTTTTTAATTCTTGTTTCGCTAATAGTGTTTAGCGTAATTTGGGTGCTTTTTGAAATTATTAACAGCAAATTGAGTCCTACAAATGATCCAAATGACCAAATCAATAACATACCTGATACTGAATCACAGAAATGTTACGCGTTAACAATTCAAAGTAGTTGGGTTGAAAGTTTCTTGCAATCCTTTGCAGCTTTATGCCAACAGGGTTTGGATCCGATTCCAAAAGATCACTCATCGCGTTTTGTCGTAATAaccatatttttattttcacttgTAATATATAACTACTATACTTCTTCTGTGGTTGGTGGATTGTTAAGCTCTTCTGATAAAGGTCCAGCTACTGTTGATGAAATAACATCTAGTCCACTTACAATATCTTTTGAAGATATTGGTTACTATAAAGTACTATTTCGA gAAAGTAAAAGCCCAGCCGTAGCCAGACtaataaaaaccaaattgtCCTCATCGAGACCTTTGGGTAAAATACCAGTTTTTGCACATATCGAAGAAGCTGTACCATATATCAAATCCGGCGGTTTTGCATTTCACTGTGAAGTAGTTGCCGCCTATCCTTTGATTGCCGAATTATTTGATGCCAGTGAAATTTGTGATCTGCGCGAGGTATCCGGCCTAATGGAAGTAGAATTGCTGAATTGGATTTTGCCAAAAAACAGCCAATATACAGAACTGTTTAAAGTTGC CATGTGTTCGGCAAGGGAAAGAGGTTTCGTGGAACGACTCCTTCGGCAACGTCAAATTAGAAAGCCTACCTGTCAATCATTATACACCGTATATCCAGTCACCTTATCAGGAGCTTTAGCGGCTTTCTTTGTGCTGATTTGTAAGTCACATTTAAATAAAGCTGTAAGTGAGCTTTTCTTAGACTTCTTTCTTGTAGGTGGAATTATTATGTCTATCCTAATGTTGAGCATCGAaataatttatgtatatgttgTTTTCAAAAGAGGTCAACAATTTTCTATTGTCCGCTAG